The region TCAATTAATAAAGACTGATCATATAACAATTCAGCATATTCTTTTAATTCTTCTGATTCTGGATTTTCTTGAAAGATTTTTTCCATTACTTTAAAAATTTCATGGTTTGGATTCAATTCCAAAATCTTTTCTGCTCTAAATGGTATTTGCTCAAAATTCTTAAGAGTTTTTTCCATATTTAAAGAAATAATCTCATCTGCACTTACTATACAAGCCGGAGATTCTTTTAACTTATCAGTTAATCTTACTTCTTTAACCTTCTCCCCTAAATGTTCCTTAATTTTATCTAACAAGTTCTTACTTTCTTCTTCTTTTGATTGAAAATCATCGTCTAATTTTATATCTGAACTACTAATAGATTTAAACTCTTTTCCTTCATAATCGTGCATTAATTTAATTAAAAATTCATCTATTTCATCTGTTAAATAAAGAACCTCATAATCTTTGTCTTTATATACCTCCATTTGAGGTAAATTATCAATGGTTTTTTTATCTTTTCCAACAGCGTACAGTATATAATTCCCTTGATCTGCTTTCATTCTATTTACATATTCATTTAGAGTTATCTTATCTTGAGAAGAAGAACATTCAAACAAAAGGAGATCTTGTATTTTTGATTTTTCATGTATATTTTGGTATAATCCCGCTTTTAAAATAGGTCCAAACTCTTTCCAAAATTCCAGATATTTTTGTGGTTCTTTCTCAAGAATTGATTTTAAGGCATCTATAATCTTTTTTTCAATATTCTTTTTAATTATTTCTAACTGTTTGTTTTTCTGAAGTATTTCTCTAGAGATATTTAATGAAAAATCAGGCGAATCTATTAACCCTCGAACAAAAGAAAAATAGTCTGGAAGTAATCCTTCACAATTATCCATTATAAATACATTTTTAGAATATAATTTTAAACCTTTTTTATATTCTTTAGAATAAAATGCAAAAGGAACCTTTGAAGGAATGTATAATAAAGCTGTAAATTGTATTGACGTGCCCTCTGCTTTAAAGTGTATTACTTCTAAAGGATCGTTCCAATCATAAAAATTTTCCCTGTAAAATTGCTTATATTCTTCTTCTGTGATTTCTTCTTTATTCTTGACCCATAAAGGTACCATCGAATTAAGTGTTTTATCGGTGATTTTTATGATTCCTTCCTCGGTCTCTTCTTCCCATTTTATTTTTATAGGATATTTTATATAATTTGAGTATTTTTTAATTAAATTCTGAATTTTATATTGATCTAAATAATTCTCTTCCTCTTCTAAATCTTTCTTCAAAAATAAAATAACCCTAGTTCCTCGTTCTTTTTTATCAATTTCTTCAATTGTATAAGTTCCACTTCCGTCAGATTCCCACCTAACGCCTTTTTCTTTGTCCCATCTTCTTGTTTCTACAGTAACTTTATCAGAAACCATAAAAGATGAATAAAATCCAACTCCAAACTGACCTATAAGACTAATAATCGCATTTTCTGTTTTAGCCTCTTCAAGTTTATCTAGAAAAGCCTTGGTCCCCGATTTAGCTATAGTACCTAAATTCTCTATTACTTCTTCATAAGACATTCCTATTCCATTATCTTCTATAATAAGGCAATTATTATCTTTATCTATATCTATTCTTATTTCTAACTCTCTATCTTCTCCCAAGACACTTGGGTCTTTTAAAGAAATAAATCTCATTTTATCAAGTGCATCAGAAGCGTTTGATATTAATTCTCTTAAAAAAATGTCTCTATGAGTGTATATTGAATTAATCATCAAATTCAATAATTGCTTTGTCTCAGCTTGAAATTCCTTTACTTCAGACATTTTCTCTCCTCCCACTTTTTAATATAATTTTTATTGATTATACAAGCTAGGATTATAGAATTGACAAGTTTGTAAAATCTATCTTTTTAATTATCTAGTTGAAAGACCTTTTAAAACTTGTAAGATAGGTGTTAATTCTATAGTTTATTAGTTAAAATTATTGAGATTTTCCATGATATATCTCTTTTCTACAATTCGTATATAGCAATTTTTGTCTCTTTGCGATATAATATTCAATAAGTCTGATATAATTTCATTGAGAACTACACTTCCTTATCTATACAAAGGAATTCATTGTAAGATTAGGCACACGCAGTATTTGTTTTTGTAGTAAAAAACGTTTAATCACTCTTAACTCTTAATTGCTAATATTATTATAACACACTTTTTGGTACTTTTATAAAATTATTTCATATCGTTTTATTTTTTAATTTTTGTTTTACAAATATTTAATATGAAAAAACCGACTTTTTTGTTTAACATGTAGAATTTTTCCTATTAATTTGATAAAATAAAGAGTAGCAAAATTAATTATCTCAGGAGATGATTCTGTGTTTACGCTGAAATTCGCCTTGCGGAATTTCATAAAGAAGTGGGAACTTACTCTTTTATTGATCATCGGCGCGATAATTCCCTCTCTTTTAACTGTTTCATCCCTCTCGCTTAATGATTCGATTCAAGCTTATAAATATTCTCAAATTGAGAAAAATTTTGGAGAAGTTGACGCTTATATTGCTAATAATAAATCAAGCCTATTTTTTTCTTTTCCCCTATCTCAAATGATTTTAGATAATTTACAAGAAAATAAAAATGTTAATAATATTCTTGCTGTTTCAGAAAATATGGGGAGAATAGAAAAAGATAATAATTTTCTGGAAATTTTAATCATTGCTGCTAAAGAAGAGGACCTTATCTCTTTTGTTGGAAAAGATATAGGTTTAAAACCTGGAAAAGTAGTGATAAGTAACAGTATTGCTGAAAAACTTTCTATTGGTCTAAACGATAATGTAACCGTTCATATGGCTGGCGGAAGTAAAAACTTAGAGGTTGCATATATAGGAGAAAATGGTTTTCTCAATTACAAAGGCGATTTGGGACAATATCCTGGAACAGCTTTTGTTTGTATTGAAGATTATGCCAATAGTCTTATTTTTCCTTCAAAAGCTTACATAGATTTTGTTGACATAGACAAAATCAATGTTGAAGAACTAAGCTTATCACCAAACTTAGAAATAGTATTTTTGAAAGATCATTTTTTAAATTCACCAATAAACGAGGCTCTTGGTTATATAATGTTTTCTTTTAATTCCTTTGCACTTTTAGCAGGTATAATTTTAATAATAGTATTCGGAAACAGTTTAGCTAATGAACAAGAGAAAAATGTAGGTGTGCTTAGAATTTTAGGTTTAAAGAGAAATAAAGTAATGTTTATCTTTTTTATTCAAACGTTATTTTATTTTGGTTTTTCTTCTATAATAGGTTGCATATTAGGAGGTCAAATTGGCGAGCACCTTTTAAATAAATTAGTTGTCATTGCTAATAGTATACCTTATGATTCTAGAGGAGGATTTACTTTGCCTCCATTTGTTGTAAGCTCAAAAACAATTGTTATTGGTATGTTAATAGGCATAATAATTCCTCTTATTATATTTATAAAAAAAGGTATTGAAATTACTTTCAGTTCCCCTATTGATTCTTTAAGAAAAGATATAGAAGAGTTTATTCCCCATCGTTCTATTAACTGGCTAAGTCTAATTTTAACTTTAATCGGTATTATAATTATTATATTGTTTAAAGAACTGGCTATTTTAGGATTGATTTGTGTATCGTTAGGCATAGTAATTTGGTTCAAGAATCCTTATTTGAATGTAAGTATATCTATCTTATTTATGATTCTTAGTAAAACAATATTTAGTATAACTACAAACACACTCTCCCTTATTTTTGTATTTCAAAGGGTAGTGTTACTAATAATTAGTTGTATCTTATTTTTTACTTCAATTATACCTATACTAAAAAAATTATCAAAATCATTTTTCTCAAAAAAATCTTTGCCTTATCTTTTAGGATTCTCTTATGTTGAAAGATTTCCTATAAGGGTCTTGCTTATGTCTCTTATGTTTGGTACTGTAATTTTTGGTTTAATAGTAATTGCGTCGGTACCTTCAAACTTGGTAAAATTTGTTGATTCATATACAAGTCAAGGATTATTTGGATATAATTATATTGTCGTTTCAAATCCCATCAAAAGTTTTGGAGATAGCCAAGAGCTTTATGTTCATGAAGGAATAATTCACCCTTCTAAAGTAAATGTTGCTATGTTAGATTCTGAATTAGTTGTTTTTGTAGACGATACTTTCCTTGAAACTGTGGAACTTCCTTTTGAAGGTAATCCTCAGTGGAGAGAAGAATTAAAAAAACCTGGATCTGTTATTTACGGTAAGTTTGATGCAAATGAAGAAATTCCTGATAAAATAGAGGGGGTGTTAAGCTCAATATTTCCTCTAGGTGGAAATATCAGAGCTTCTTATAATGTAATAGGATACTTTGAGTTAAATGATATTGTAATCCCCATAAAATATGTTACTCATGTCAATAATAAACCAGCAAATATAAAAGGCCTTGAGATACTCTTAGGAAACGTTAATGGCTCGGGTATTGACATAATTAATAAAAGTTATATGTCAAATTTTGATTATCCAATTTATCTAGATGATATTCTTAAAAATGTTTTTAATGGAATTGATAATTTTATTTCTTTAACAAGTAGCATGCTTTATCTTGGTTTAATTAGTGGTTTTTCTGGACTAGCATTATATTCATTTAGGTCTTGTAAACTTAGAAGTCGAGTGATTGGAACTTTGATAGCTATTGGAGCGAATTCTAGAGACATAATTCACGGTTTCATGATTGAAAACTTTACTATAGTATCAATTGGATCTCTAATAGGTTTATTTGGAGGTTATCTGGTTGCTAAGGATCTTGTTTTTTCGATATTCAAAT is a window of Defluviitoga tunisiensis DNA encoding:
- the htpG gene encoding molecular chaperone HtpG, giving the protein MSEVKEFQAETKQLLNLMINSIYTHRDIFLRELISNASDALDKMRFISLKDPSVLGEDRELEIRIDIDKDNNCLIIEDNGIGMSYEEVIENLGTIAKSGTKAFLDKLEEAKTENAIISLIGQFGVGFYSSFMVSDKVTVETRRWDKEKGVRWESDGSGTYTIEEIDKKERGTRVILFLKKDLEEEENYLDQYKIQNLIKKYSNYIKYPIKIKWEEETEEGIIKITDKTLNSMVPLWVKNKEEITEEEYKQFYRENFYDWNDPLEVIHFKAEGTSIQFTALLYIPSKVPFAFYSKEYKKGLKLYSKNVFIMDNCEGLLPDYFSFVRGLIDSPDFSLNISREILQKNKQLEIIKKNIEKKIIDALKSILEKEPQKYLEFWKEFGPILKAGLYQNIHEKSKIQDLLLFECSSSQDKITLNEYVNRMKADQGNYILYAVGKDKKTIDNLPQMEVYKDKDYEVLYLTDEIDEFLIKLMHDYEGKEFKSISSSDIKLDDDFQSKEEESKNLLDKIKEHLGEKVKEVRLTDKLKESPACIVSADEIISLNMEKTLKNFEQIPFRAEKILELNPNHEIFKVMEKIFQENPESEELKEYAELLYDQSLLIEGLEIEDIDRFIKLINKLMIKAIN
- a CDS encoding ABC transporter permease, whose protein sequence is MFTLKFALRNFIKKWELTLLLIIGAIIPSLLTVSSLSLNDSIQAYKYSQIEKNFGEVDAYIANNKSSLFFSFPLSQMILDNLQENKNVNNILAVSENMGRIEKDNNFLEILIIAAKEEDLISFVGKDIGLKPGKVVISNSIAEKLSIGLNDNVTVHMAGGSKNLEVAYIGENGFLNYKGDLGQYPGTAFVCIEDYANSLIFPSKAYIDFVDIDKINVEELSLSPNLEIVFLKDHFLNSPINEALGYIMFSFNSFALLAGIILIIVFGNSLANEQEKNVGVLRILGLKRNKVMFIFFIQTLFYFGFSSIIGCILGGQIGEHLLNKLVVIANSIPYDSRGGFTLPPFVVSSKTIVIGMLIGIIIPLIIFIKKGIEITFSSPIDSLRKDIEEFIPHRSINWLSLILTLIGIIIIILFKELAILGLICVSLGIVIWFKNPYLNVSISILFMILSKTIFSITTNTLSLIFVFQRVVLLIISCILFFTSIIPILKKLSKSFFSKKSLPYLLGFSYVERFPIRVLLMSLMFGTVIFGLIVIASVPSNLVKFVDSYTSQGLFGYNYIVVSNPIKSFGDSQELYVHEGIIHPSKVNVAMLDSELVVFVDDTFLETVELPFEGNPQWREELKKPGSVIYGKFDANEEIPDKIEGVLSSIFPLGGNIRASYNVIGYFELNDIVIPIKYVTHVNNKPANIKGLEILLGNVNGSGIDIINKSYMSNFDYPIYLDDILKNVFNGIDNFISLTSSMLYLGLISGFSGLALYSFRSCKLRSRVIGTLIAIGANSRDIIHGFMIENFTIVSIGSLIGLFGGYLVAKDLVFSIFKFMGSITFYFPTVKVFIIIILVYLISFFTLLIPSRQVSKISPAESMKELE